The sequence below is a genomic window from Ignavibacteriales bacterium.
GTTAACATCTCCAACAAAAATAAACTTGGAGATTTCAGTGCTATGGAAATTATTTCTATCACGTCGGCAGTAGCGAATGGTAAACTTCCCGTTTCATTTACATTAAACATTGATGCGTTGAATCCGAATGATGGTAAAGGCGGACATCCGAGAACAAATGTTTCATTAACTTCATTTCCCTGGCGGTTGTTGATTGATGATAAGGAAACTATTTCAGGTAATATAAGTCAGCCTGTTCAGGTACCGGGAACGGGAGAAACTTCTATTATTCCGCTACAGATGAATTTGGATCTCGCATCTTTCTTTAAGGATAAAGGATATGAATCACTCATTAATCTAGCTCTCAATATCGGAGGTAAGGGTGGTTCTTCATCAAAACTTACGTTGTACGCAAAACCGGTTGTCGGTACATCAGTCGGCAATATATCTTATCCGAATGAACTGAAAATTGTTAACTATGAATTCACGAATTAAAATAAAACTATAACAAAACGGTTTAACACATTTGTTTTGCCGGAAAGGTTAATATTCTTTTGCTTTGCCAAATAGGAATATTAACCTTATTTTTTATGTATGGATTGTGTCTTTTGTAACATAGTCAAACGAACTATGCCGGCAGAAATTGTGTTTGAGAATGACAGTATACTTTCATTTCTTGACATAAGACCTGTAAACCACGGTCATACACTTGTTATACCAAAACTTCATTATGAAAATTTTCTTTCAGTTCCAATTGATGAAATCAAGGAACTCACTACCACAACTCAATCCATAGCGGAAGCATTAAAAAAAAGTTTAAAGGCAGATGGTTTTAATCTTATTGTTAATCATGGAGCCGCTGCGGGACAGACTATTTTTCATTTTCACTTTCATATTATACCAAGGTACTTTAATGATTTTAAATTCAAGCCGGTATTTAAATCTTATGAAGGTGATACAATGAAATCTTTCGCAGATAAAATCCGAACAGAACTAAATATTTAACAGAGGAAAAATGGAAAAGAAAATCAGGGTATTGGTCGCAAAAGCAGGACTCGACGGTCATGACAGGGGAGCAAAAGTAATCGCAGCGGCTTTGCGCGATGCGGGTATGGAAGTTATTTATACTGGTCTCCGTCAAACACCTGAAATGATAGTTGAAGCGGCAATTCAGGAAGACGTTGATGTGATTGGTATCAGTATTTTATCAGGCGCACATATGACGATCTTTCCTAAAATAAAAAAGCTTATGGATGAAAAAGGAATCAGTGATGTTTTGTTAACCGGCGGAGGCATTATTCCTGATGAAGATGCCGCCGAGTTGAAAAAAATGGGAGTCGGTGAATTGTTTACTCCCGGTGCGGTTACAACAACAATCGCTGAATATATCAAGGAGTGGTGTAAATCAAATCCACGAGACTGATAATTCCTTTTCAACATTTTTGTTCAATTAAATTTAAAGGGAAATAAAATGAAAAAATTATTACTGTTGATGTTGTTTGTATTTACTTCAACAATTTTTTCACAAACATTAGTACACTACTATGAGTTCCCGAGATACAACTCTTACAATTCATTCTGGGGAATTACGGAAGCAAGCGATACATTCTGGATTGGTTCCGATTATGAAGGATTGTTGTACAAAGTCACCAAACAAGGGGTGATAAGGGACAGTCTCGTTACACCATTTAATTACAATCATGGATTGGAGTGGGATGGAACTGATTTCTGGATTGCCGAACAGTTCAGGACTGCCGGTGCAAGGATTTATAAGATCACAACTAACGGAACCATAATTGACAGTATATATCTCCCTTCATTAATTGGCGGCGCATCTGGCGGAGTAGGTGATATTGCACTGGATGGAAACTCACTCTGGTTTTCTATTTACTCTCCTGATTTTACAAGCTACCCGTTTGCTTATGCATATGAAATGGATATTACGTCAAGAACGATTATCGATACTATTCCGTTAAGAGGAAGGCAGGTTCAGGGAATAACCGTAAAAGGAGACACTATCTTTTATGTGAATGAAGCTTTTCATTCCGGTGATCCGGAAAAAATATATGCTTATAGTAAAATTACAGGCGACACTGTGATGGCATTTGACGTACCTGATCCGGACCAGGATTGTAATCCAAGAGGATTATACTGGGATGGAGAACTACTGTGGCTGATTGCTGATAGAATCGGCAACAACCAGTTTTTATACAGGGCGCTTTATGCTTATGATATTTTTGGTGCAGGTACACCTGTTATCAGTACTATAAATGCTATCGATTTTGATGATGTGATTATTGGTTCACCTGAAAATTATCTGTTTAACGTCAACAACAACGGCACCGGAACTTTATTTATTGATTCAATGAAGATTGACAATGCTCTGTTTACAGTTTCACCAGTTGCTAACCACGATACCATAAATCCTGGTGCATTTAAAGATTACACAGTTACGTTTAATCCCGTTGCATACGGAAACCAGGTTGGCACTCTTTCGATTTATAGTAATGCTCCGGGATCTCCTGTAAAAACGATCTCATTATCAGCCCGCGGAATATTCGGTCCCGCACATATTTCATTTTCTGAAAGTCCGGTTAACTTCGGTGCTAAAAGAATAAACAGTACTTCCTATAAAAGTATTATTATCAGTAATGAAGGTTCTGGCAATTTAACAATTGATTCTGTCCGACTTGCAGGCGTAGATTTTTACTTACAGAATTTAACAACTCCAGTTACTATTGATTCAGTTTCTGCATCTTCATTCAGAGTATGGTTCAATCCTGAAACTGTTTCAGCATACGGCGATTCAATCGTGTTTTATTCCAACGCTTCTAATGGAGCGGTAAGAAGTCTGTTATTAAACGGAAATGGAATTGTAACAGATACAACTCTTGGTACAATTTTATGGGAAGGTGTTATTCCAGATAATCCGGCAACAACGTTCGATGATCTTACAATCCGTTCTATGCGTCAGATTCAGGATATAACCGGCGACGGTGTTATGGATTTGATTGTAGCATCTGAAAACTACTGGACGATAGCTTATAACGGAAACAGTTCCGGCACAAGTGATATAATCTGGATGTTCTCATCATATCCAAATAACAATAACGCCGGTTCAGTTGATTATATACAAGGATTACAGATCGCATCTGATTTAAATTCTGATGGAGTTAACGATGTGGTAATCGGTACAGGCGGAGGTAATGAATTTGTTTATGCACTTAACGGATTAACCGGCGAAAAATTATGGGAACACGGAGACTCAATCAACTTTGGCAATGGTGATATTATGGGACTGGATGTAAGCAGGGACTTTAACGGTGACGGTGTTCCCGATGTACTTGCTAATGCCAGCGGTAATGAATCGACGGGAGAAGGTAGGTTTTCTGTTTTACTTCTTGATGGCAGAACAGGTTCTCTGATATGGACAATCAACCAGGCAGCACAACAGAAATTAAAGTATATGGTTGCTGCAACTGAAACCGGTGGTGCAGCAGGTTCAAGAGTCGGAACATTAAATGAAGTTATCGGTTTTGACAAACAGGGAAATATAAAATGGATTTTCCCGACTACCGGTACACCGTGGACAGTTTATGGAATTGAAGACATTGGCGGCAGCAGTGTTTCGGATGTTATTGTCGGCACTACTACAGGACTTGTATACGCTTTATCAGGAGATTCAGGAAATGTAATCTGGTCACGCAATCTTGGAAATGTTTTTATTGAGGACCTGAGAATTACAACCGATATTACGGCAAATGGTAAGAGCGATATACTCGTCAGCGGTATTAATCCAAATATATTTTTACTTGAAGGAACAAACGGAGATATTATCTGGCAGAATGGTACCGGAGGAAACATACTTGGTATAAATGAAATCGGTGATATAGACGGTGACGGATTACCCGATATGGTAACGTCATCATTAAATAATGCGGTTCATATCTGGCAGTCAAGATACGGCACCCAACTCTTTCAATACTTATTTGGTGGAGGCGGAACAGGAACTGCGGCAGAACACACGGTGAAAATGGATGACATTGATGGTAACGGAAGTTTTGAATTTACATCGGCATGCCGTACAGGAAGAATTGTAGCATTCTCAGGTGGAAGTGCAATTGATGTGCCTGTAGAGATGACAACATTCGCTGCTAATGCTAATGGTAATTCAGTTACTCTGAGCTGGTCGACAGCTACTGAACTGAACAACAGAGGTTTTTATGTTGAGAGAAGAAGTGATGTGAGCGCTTATAAGGAAATCGGGTTTGTTGAAGGGCACGGGTCTGTGACGAATCCTGTTCAATACCAGTACGCTGATAAAAACTTAACATCTGGAAAATATTTTTATCGATTAAGGCAGACGGATTTTGATGGATCATATGAGTATTCAATTGAATTGGAAGTTAATGTCGGGCTGCCAATAGATTATTCACTGGATCAGAATTATCCGAATCCGTTCAATCCTTCGACAAAAATAAAATATTCAATCCCAACAGCAGGTACAGTTAAACTTGTTATCTACAACCTGCTTGGTGAACAAATAACAACACTCGTCAATCAAAATGTTGAACCTGGATTCTATACAGTCGAATGGAATGGTACAAACAATTTTGGTGTCAGCGTTCCATCTGGTATTTATTTCTACAGGATTGAATCAGGAAATTATGTAAATGTTAAGAAGATGCTGATGGTTAAATGATGTAATCATTTAACCAGAAGTCCCTTTGGGACTGATGGTTAAGTAATGTACAGTGTATAATGTACAATGTACAATTAAGAAATTGAGGCGATTCAACTTGAATCGCCTTAATTTTTTACATCTCATAAAGATGGTTAGAATTTATGCCCACCACCAAAATCTGCATTTGACTCAATAATTTTTATTATCAATCCCACAGCAAAGATTGCAATAAAAATACCCAGAACTAATCCACCGGTATCAAACCTTTCGTAGCCGGCAACTTCTATGTCATCAGGATTTAACCTGTAACTTTCACTTTCAATTATTTTAAGAAGAGCTTTTTCGCCGGCATAATTAACAGGAGCTTTGCTGAGCTGATCCCGTGTCGAACATTTTAACAACAGAGTATCACCAATAACTTCCCAGCTATAGCAATAATAACAATCGACGTTTTCAATAACTATGTTGGCGTCAAGTTCATCTGCTGAGTCTTGATTGGAGAGAATAAATTTTCTTCCGTCTTTTGTTATAACCGGAAGGGTTTTGTCAAAAGAATGATTTTTTATTTCTTCGGTGGAGATTATATCATATGTCCGGCAGCCCGTATACTGAAAAAGTATCAAAGGGACAAGAATAGCTGCAACTAATTTTTTTAACTCTGCCATTATCAATTTCCTCCCGCAATAATATTTAAATGACCTACTTTAATAGTAACATTTTACGAGTCAGGCTGAAGGAACCTGAAGTTAATCGATAGAAATAAACTCCGCTTGGCAATGATCTAGCATCAAAAACAACTTTGTAATTACCAGCAGGCTTATAATCTTCAATGAGTTCTGCAATGTGATTTCCAAGTACGTCATAAACATTTAAACTCACTCGAGATAATGAACTATAGTCCTTCTCAGGTATGGGTATATTATAAATTATTGTTGTGGTAGGGTTGAAAGGATTTGGGTAATTTTGGTGAAGTAAAAATCCCGAAGGTAAAATATTTGAGTTTTCATTAATACTTACTAAACCATCGGTTGAAATCTGAAGGATGTGCCCAAAATATCCTGCAGTAGTAGCTTTATTAGAATCGGTCATGAATACCGAATTAAGCAGAATACCATCTCCTAAATTTCGTTCTGTCCAAGTATTGCCTGAATTAGATGTGGTTAAAATTATTCCTACATGCCCGGCAATCGCACCATTGTTTTCATTACTAAAATGGACAGATTTCAAGTCATTGGTACTACCGTTTCCAATTGAATGCCAATCTTGTCCACTATTAGTTGTACGAAAAATAGCTCCATCTTCTCCCACTGCAATATAAGTACTATCATTTAAGTTACCTACCGAATTAAAAAATGCAGGGAGATCATTAGATAATAAATTCCATACTGTACCTCCATTTGTTGTATTTAATATTTTACTGCCTCCAACAGCAATACCATTGTTCATATCCGAGAATGCAAAAGAATTAATTCCACTCACAACATCCGCAGTGATGATATTCCAGTTATTTCCTGAATCTGAGGTCAGCAATATTTTATCTCCACCCATTGCTATAGCTTTATCTTCATCAAATAAATGTATAATACTTAATTCTACATTTGTAGCAGTGCTCTGATTATCCCATGTCAGTCCCCCATCAACTGTCCAGAGAATAGTTCCATTTGATCCGACGATTGCACCTTCGTATTCATTGATAAATGAAACCGATTTTAACCAATTAGTTGTTCCGCTGCTTAGTTCAACCCAATGTGATGATGCATTCGAAGTTTTTAGAATACAACCTTGCAATCCTACTGCAAAGCCAGTGGTTTCATTTACAAAAGAAATTCCGAATAATGAGTTTATACTTCCAGAGGATAAACTTATCCAATCATTCCCAAAATTTTCCGATCGAATAATTTTGCCATACCGACCTATCGCCATTGCGCATGAATCCCCCAATTTTGAGATTCCTACTAAGTTTAAATTGGTTGTACTATTTCTACTCGTCCAATTTTCACCACTATTACTAGTTTTAATCACTGTACCATTAAAACCTACGGCAATACCGTTCAAATGATTAAACATAGTTATATCGGTGAGACTATAAATTATTCCGGTCGTTTTAGCTTGCCAATTCTCACCACCATCAGTGGTTTTAAAAACGGTTCCTCCCCCACCAACAGCAATCGCTAAATCCGATGATATATATGACACTGCAAATAGTGATTGTGGGTAAGGTGGATTCTGGGTTACCCATTGTATTCCTCCATCTGATGTTTTTAAAATTGTACCATTAATACCCACGATCATTCCATGAAGAGTATCTGCGAATTTTATGTCAAAAAGATAATTTTGAGTGACGCCTGATAGGTTGTTCCAATTATTTCCTCCATCTGAAGTGATAAGTATTATGCCTTGTGCCCCAATTGCAACTGCCTTATTAACTGTAATAAATTCAATACCTGTGAGTGCTACAGTTGTTCCTGAATTCAATTGTTCCCAGCTATTTCCTCCATCTGTAGTTTTTATTATAGTACCTGACCAACCAACTGCGATTCCGTGTAGTGAATCTTTGAAACTGACGTCCTCCAATAATTCGTTAGTTCCGCTTGATTGGAACCTCCAGCTAACACCACCATCATTTGTTTTTATTATGGTTCCACTCTCACCGACTAGAACGCATGTTGATGAATCCATCACTGATATTCCAATCAAACTATGACCTTGTGGTAATGGATTTTGCCAAATAAAACCACTTTGTGCGAAGCCTGTAATTGTAAGTAAAATAAAAAAGTAGGTAAATCTCATTTTCTGCCTCGTAATAAATATTTGATTATTAATCAGTGCTAAATGAAAAATAAATTTATTAAGTTCTAAAATACATTCATTAAATAATAAAATTTATTATAATTATTTTTGGATACAATTTAAAATTTTTTTCGCCATTTGCTTCATGTTTGTCATTTTATAAGTAACATTTTTCGTGACTGACTGAATGAACCGGCGTTTATCCGATAGACATATACACCACTGCTTAATGATGCGGCTTCAAAAACTACTTTGTGTTTACCAGCTGTTTTATGTTCGTCGATTAAAGTTATGATTTCATTTCCAAGCAGATCAAATACTTTCAATGATACATTCCCATCATTGGGTATTTGAAAATTAATCACTGTATGCGGATTGAAAGGGTTAGGATAATTCTGTTCAAGTTTAAAACTTAATATTGAATTCACTGTCGCTTCAACCTGGGATGAATATTCAAACGAACCATCAAAATCAATTTGTTTCAGGCGGTAGATATATTCACCAGCCGGTAAATGACTATCATCAAATGAATACGATTGTAATTGTGTCGAAGTCCCTTTGCCTTGAACGAATCCAATTGCATTCCAGTTTGGTTCTGATGAATTCTTTCTCTCAATCTCAAATCCCTTATTGTTTAATTCAGTTGCCGTTGTCCACTTAATCAAAACATTTTCATTATCGACCGAGGCTGTGAAACTACTGAGTTCTACTGGGATCTGAGTATCAGTGAAAATGTAAACACCTCCGTTTGTAGTTCCGGTTACACAGACCATAATCTTATTCTCGTATGTCAGTATTTTATTTGAGCTGAAAGTCAGGTTATGATTCGCGAAACTTACTCCTCCGTCGGTTGATTTAAACACACCTCCATTACCAGAGATATAAATATCATCTACTATATCAAGTGTTCCGCCTCTCATCGCTCCGGGCTGATTTGCAGTTGTGGTCCACGTCGCACCGCCATCAGTTGATTTTGTAAACGGGTAAGGGGAGAGTGTTGTGGGAATATAAAGTTCGCTTGAATTGGTTTGCAAAACATCCCATACATTTACGGAGTTTGTTGAAGACCCGAATGTCACACCACCATCAGTGGAAATAAAGAAACCGTTTGCTGATGTTGATGACGCTCCTGCATAAATAATATCCGGATTGAATTTATCAACTGCGATTGTTACGATTGAAAGAGTCTGCAATGCTGTATTTGTGAATGTAGCACCGAAGTCTGTACTTCTCCAAACACCGCCGGTTGTAGCTCCTGCAAAAATATGTCCGCTTCTACCGCAGGCAACAGTGTTCAATGTATTGTTCCCAAATGTTGAAGATGGGATAAGTGTAAAGGTTTGTCCGCCATCAGTTGAGTAAACCATCCCGTTTGATGAGTTTGCAGCGTAAATATTATTTAATGAATCGCACGCGATTCCAAGATAGTTTGAAGTACCGGTTGAAAAAATATTCGTCCATGATTCACCTGCATCTGTTGATTTGAAGATTCCGCGTGCACTGCCTGTGGTTCCGGCATAAATATTACCAGCAAAGTCTTTACCTATTGACCACATTGAAAAGCCCTCAACTTTTCTCACCCAGGTTTGAGAGTAGTTAAATTGTGCGGTGACTGTCAGGAGTATAATTGTTAGCAGAAAAATTATACGGAAGAAAAAGTATAATAATTTCATCAGTGTTTATCCTTTAAACTAATTTGATGATTGATTCGATTTATTATACCCCTACTTTTATATGAGTGAATGGTTGCAGGTGAAATTATTTATTAAACCCGTCAATTACAAGGATTGCATGTAATGAATATTAAGGGCTAAAAAATCCCGCCGAAAGGCGGGATATGTATTGAACATCTGAATGACTATTTAATTCTTACAAAATTTTTCACACACCATCCTAAAGCCCATCCTTCGGTTTCATTAGTATAATACTCAGTGCACTGTTGCGGCGCATTAAGTTTTAATCCGTCATCTTTGGATTTTATCCTGTCATTAATTTCAGACGTAATCTTACTAAGGAATTCAAAAGCAGTTTGATATCCAACATTGGGGTCTCTAAGATAAACACGACAAAAATGTTCCTGCTTTCCAGATGAATATGGATACCAGCTTTTTCCACTATCAGTTGTATGTATTATTGCACAATGTATATCCATACTTGAAAATAATTCACTCGTGTTTATTTCTGAAATAATTTTAGTGTCGTCCAATTTCCATGTAATTCCATTGTTGGTTGATGTGAAGCGTTCACTTTCAGTTGATATTGCAATGACTGTTGCATCTGTAAAAAAGAAAATCGTATATATTTTTTCGCCTGCAATTGCTGATTCCCAGTAGTCATAATCCTGCGCTATATTTTTAGAATAAAATATCAATGCGGCTAGTATTGAACAGAAAATTATTTTCATAATTGCCTCCTGAGACAATATCACATTTGTTAAAAAACAATTTACTCTAAGGGCTGACCGGTTGATGAATAATATTAGTTATTAATAATCTTTTGGTGCTAAGTATTAAATCATAATACAGGTTGAATTCTCATTTCATTCTCATTCACCCCGGTCTGATAAAAAACTGTCTGAACTAACTATAGAAACTGATTTGATAGTTACACTGTTCAGTGATATTAAATATGCTATGCGTATTCTGATATCTTTCCTGTTTGTAACCGAATATTCCTTTTGAAGAATTCCCGTTCCATCTTCACTCATAAACAAATCGTCTTCAGAATAATCTTTAATTTGCCAGCAAAGATGGACCAGCCCAAGCCTGTCACAAAGAACAGCATTAATATCGAGAGTAAGCCGGATGGTTTGACATGCCGTAACGAGTGAATTTGCCGGAATAATTTGATGTGTGTAGAATATCATTCCGTTTAACTGACATATTCCGCTGTATGGATCCTGAAGCTCACAGCAGATTTCCATTTTTTTGATCCCTTCTTTCGAAATTTCAGAATTCGAAGTGGTCTCATTTGGCAGTGGTTCGCTGCAGCCTGTGATAATTAAAATCAACAGGATCATTATTGAATTAATTATAGTTTTCATTTTGATTCCTCATTTTATTACAGGATGGTGTTTGATTAAACACCATCCCTTGTTAAAAATCTATCTGCAAAAGTTGTTGCTTGACCGACGATAACTTTGATTCATCATTGATTAATATTGACTTACATTTGCATGAGGTGTGAACACGCTGCAGCATAATTTTATTTCTTTAATTGATACTGATGACCGTGTTACTTCATACATACAACTAAGATATACTTTTGGGAAGCCATAAATTTTGTATTTCTTTGTTATGAATACTGATCTTGCACCATTCGAAGGTATATTGAATCTATCAAATGATTCAGCCCTGATTGTAAAATTGGGAAACAAATCCTGGTCAGCGGGCTTTAATAGTCTTGCATCGATTTTGATTTTAAGAGTAGTATTTTCAAAATCCTGGTACTGCGCCGTATGATCCGGAAAGTGGTGTAGAGTATAAATTATATTACCCGTCAAGATATAGTAGAGATTTTGACCAAAACCCTGCGTGGGATCCTGAAGTAAAACATCCAGCTTTATAGTGTTCTCAGTCGAAGGTGTTTTATTAATAGAGAAGTTTTGTTGAGTGTCATTCTGAGGATTATCCATTATTGGATTTTCCTGACAAGCAGTAAAAACTGCTGCGCTTAGTAATGCTAAGCAGAAATTTAAATATTTCATGACCCGCTCCTTTTTGTTAAAAAATGTTTATTAAAAGAACCGGTACAAAAAAACAAAATATGGGAGGGGAGTGCCTATCAGGTATGATTCAATTACGTGTAATTATGTTGCAAATTTTAGTGCAGTTGAATATTTGATGAAATTTTAAGCAGACATCAGGATAGAAATAAATTATTTTGTCATTTCACTCGGTGCGTAACCGAATTCTTCCTTAAAACAATGACTGAAATAAGAGGGGCTGTTGAAACCTACTGAATATGCAATTTCAGATACGTTATTCTCATTATTTTTTAACATTACTTTTGCTTTTGACAAACGAATCGACCTTAAATAAACGCTGCATGATTTTCCTGTAAGCGCTTTAATTTTTCTGAACATTTGAGAGCGGCTCATTCCGACTTCATTTCCAAAATCTTCAATAGTAAACTCTTCTTCTGAAATATGCTCTTCAATTACTTTTAATACTCTTTGCATAAACTCTGCATCTATTCCCTTTAACTTTTTTCTGCTGACCGGTATAGCAGCCAAATTATCTGCATTAAATATTTCCTGAAGTTTTTTTCTAATTGAAATAAGATTAATAATTCTTGCCATCAATTCGTGGGCATCAAATGGTTTTGTAAGATAGTCATCTGCACCTGTTTCAAGTCCGGCTATCCTATCCTCGCTGCCGGATCTTGCAGTTAGCAGTATTACCGGTATATGACTTGTTCTTTGATCAGCTTTAAGTTTTTGGGTCATTGCATTACCATCCATGATAGGCATCATCACATCACTGATAATAAGGTCCGGTATTATATCACATGCTTTTAAAATTCCAAGTTCACCGTTTTCTGCTTCTTCGTAATGGAAGGAATCACCGAGTGCATCTTTGATAAATTCCCGTACATCATAATTGTCTTCAACTATTAAAAGAATATTTTTTGTTGTCGGTGCAGATGACTTTTCGTCACCAGTTAAATGAATAAATTCATGTTTATCAATGTTCGACTTTGACTCCGTGTATACGTGGAACTCAGAATCAATTTCAGACTCCGAGAGATGATTCTTTCCCAGAGGGAAAGTCAGTTTAAACTCTGTCCATTCGTTCTTCCGGCTTGTGACCTGGATTTGACCATGATGCAGTTCCACCAATTCCTTAACTAATGACAGACCTATTCCCGTGCCTCCGGGATTTTTATTACTTAGGTTATTCACCTGGTAAAACCTGTCAAAAACTTTCGGCAGTTCATTAGCATCCATACCAACCCCGGTATCCCTTATTGATAAAGTCATATTATGTTCATTGGTTGTGAGGCAGATAGATATTTCCTTTCCGTTTGGTGTGAATTTAAAAGCGTTTGATAAAAGATTTTTCAGAATGGTTTCCATTTTTGATTTATCGAAAAAAATCAGTAATTCATCTGAAGGAACATCAAGTTTCAGTGTC
It includes:
- a CDS encoding HIT domain-containing protein; the protein is MPAEIVFENDSILSFLDIRPVNHGHTLVIPKLHYENFLSVPIDEIKELTTTTQSIAEALKKSLKADGFNLIVNHGAAAGQTIFHFHFHIIPRYFNDFKFKPVFKSYEGDTMKSFADKIRTELNI
- a CDS encoding T9SS type A sorting domain-containing protein, coding for MKLLYFFFRIIFLLTIILLTVTAQFNYSQTWVRKVEGFSMWSIGKDFAGNIYAGTTGSARGIFKSTDAGESWTNIFSTGTSNYLGIACDSLNNIYAANSSNGMVYSTDGGQTFTLIPSSTFGNNTLNTVACGRSGHIFAGATTGGVWRSTDFGATFTNTALQTLSIVTIAVDKFNPDIIYAGASSTSANGFFISTDGGVTFGSSTNSVNVWDVLQTNSSELYIPTTLSPYPFTKSTDGGATWTTTANQPGAMRGGTLDIVDDIYISGNGGVFKSTDGGVSFANHNLTFSSNKILTYENKIMVCVTGTTNGGVYIFTDTQIPVELSSFTASVDNENVLIKWTTATELNNKGFEIERKNSSEPNWNAIGFVQGKGTSTQLQSYSFDDSHLPAGEYIYRLKQIDFDGSFEYSSQVEATVNSILSFKLEQNYPNPFNPHTVINFQIPNDGNVSLKVFDLLGNEIITLIDEHKTAGKHKVVFEAASLSSGVYVYRINAGSFSQSRKMLLIK
- a CDS encoding T9SS type A sorting domain-containing protein, whose protein sequence is MRFTYFFILLTITGFAQSGFIWQNPLPQGHSLIGISVMDSSTCVLVGESGTIIKTNDGGVSWRFQSSGTNELLEDVSFKDSLHGIAVGWSGTIIKTTDGGNSWEQLNSGTTVALTGIEFITVNKAVAIGAQGIILITSDGGNNWNNLSGVTQNYLFDIKFADTLHGMIVGINGTILKTSDGGIQWVTQNPPYPQSLFAVSYISSDLAIAVGGGGTVFKTTDGGENWQAKTTGIIYSLTDITMFNHLNGIAVGFNGTVIKTSNSGENWTSRNSTTNLNLVGISKLGDSCAMAIGRYGKIIRSENFGNDWISLSSGSINSLFGISFVNETTGFAVGLQGCILKTSNASSHWVELSSGTTNWLKSVSFINEYEGAIVGSNGTILWTVDGGLTWDNQSTATNVELSIIHLFDEDKAIAMGGDKILLTSDSGNNWNIITADVVSGINSFAFSDMNNGIAVGGSKILNTTNGGTVWNLLSNDLPAFFNSVGNLNDSTYIAVGEDGAIFRTTNSGQDWHSIGNGSTNDLKSVHFSNENNGAIAGHVGIILTTSNSGNTWTERNLGDGILLNSVFMTDSNKATTAGYFGHILQISTDGLVSINENSNILPSGFLLHQNYPNPFNPTTTIIYNIPIPEKDYSSLSRVSLNVYDVLGNHIAELIEDYKPAGNYKVVFDARSLPSGVYFYRLTSGSFSLTRKMLLLK
- a CDS encoding cobalamin B12-binding domain-containing protein, with translation MEKKIRVLVAKAGLDGHDRGAKVIAAALRDAGMEVIYTGLRQTPEMIVEAAIQEDVDVIGISILSGAHMTIFPKIKKLMDEKGISDVLLTGGGIIPDEDAAELKKMGVGELFTPGAVTTTIAEYIKEWCKSNPRD
- a CDS encoding choice-of-anchor D domain-containing protein, which translates into the protein MKKLLLLMLFVFTSTIFSQTLVHYYEFPRYNSYNSFWGITEASDTFWIGSDYEGLLYKVTKQGVIRDSLVTPFNYNHGLEWDGTDFWIAEQFRTAGARIYKITTNGTIIDSIYLPSLIGGASGGVGDIALDGNSLWFSIYSPDFTSYPFAYAYEMDITSRTIIDTIPLRGRQVQGITVKGDTIFYVNEAFHSGDPEKIYAYSKITGDTVMAFDVPDPDQDCNPRGLYWDGELLWLIADRIGNNQFLYRALYAYDIFGAGTPVISTINAIDFDDVIIGSPENYLFNVNNNGTGTLFIDSMKIDNALFTVSPVANHDTINPGAFKDYTVTFNPVAYGNQVGTLSIYSNAPGSPVKTISLSARGIFGPAHISFSESPVNFGAKRINSTSYKSIIISNEGSGNLTIDSVRLAGVDFYLQNLTTPVTIDSVSASSFRVWFNPETVSAYGDSIVFYSNASNGAVRSLLLNGNGIVTDTTLGTILWEGVIPDNPATTFDDLTIRSMRQIQDITGDGVMDLIVASENYWTIAYNGNSSGTSDIIWMFSSYPNNNNAGSVDYIQGLQIASDLNSDGVNDVVIGTGGGNEFVYALNGLTGEKLWEHGDSINFGNGDIMGLDVSRDFNGDGVPDVLANASGNESTGEGRFSVLLLDGRTGSLIWTINQAAQQKLKYMVAATETGGAAGSRVGTLNEVIGFDKQGNIKWIFPTTGTPWTVYGIEDIGGSSVSDVIVGTTTGLVYALSGDSGNVIWSRNLGNVFIEDLRITTDITANGKSDILVSGINPNIFLLEGTNGDIIWQNGTGGNILGINEIGDIDGDGLPDMVTSSLNNAVHIWQSRYGTQLFQYLFGGGGTGTAAEHTVKMDDIDGNGSFEFTSACRTGRIVAFSGGSAIDVPVEMTTFAANANGNSVTLSWSTATELNNRGFYVERRSDVSAYKEIGFVEGHGSVTNPVQYQYADKNLTSGKYFYRLRQTDFDGSYEYSIELEVNVGLPIDYSLDQNYPNPFNPSTKIKYSIPTAGTVKLVIYNLLGEQITTLVNQNVEPGFYTVEWNGTNNFGVSVPSGIYFYRIESGNYVNVKKMLMVK